One window from the genome of Eriocheir sinensis breed Jianghai 21 chromosome 15, ASM2467909v1, whole genome shotgun sequence encodes:
- the LOC126999059 gene encoding uncharacterized protein LOC126999059, which produces MNVWIGPGAVAVGSGLLVGIIVVCAIMCYRRRRRKKRARKNSAAKARRRPHPSAPPSPHLALLPPYPSRHCNNTHVTLQGNARLPDPSTAFNTLSSLMNDMKYQKDGNETPSFEVNYENVNYNPKLDPWPEVPRNNMPQVHVEDTPNSLEAASAHALVSHSLTDSSFLTLKTLAGSEICFTDEDLPTVNICSPIPGLLPLPDPRALEAADNSYDEYQGYLRPTDKERRLTMMQFVVKDKMRVKLKLKMPE; this is translated from the exons ATGA ATGTGTGGATAGGGCCCGGCGCGGTGGCTGTGGGGAGCGGCCTCTTGGTGGGAATAATCGTCGTGTGTGCCATTATGTGTTACCGACGCCGCCGTAGGAAGAAGagggccag AAAAAACTCCGCCGCCAAAGCACGCCGAAGACCTCATCCCTCCGCCCCGCCGTCACCTCACCTCGCCCTGCTCCCGCCTTACCCCTCCCGCCACTGCAACAACACCCACGTAACCCTTCAGGGGAACGCACGCCTGCCGGACCCCAGCACTGCCTTCAACACCCTCTCATCCTTAATGAATGACATGAAGTACCAGAAAGACGGCAACGAAACACCGTCCTTTGAAGTAAACTATGAAAACGTGAACTACAACCCTAAACTCGATCCATGGCCTGAAGTTCCTCGCAATAACATGCCTCAGGTCCACGTTGAAGACACTCCCAACTCTCTGGAAGCAGCCTCAGCACATGCCCtagtctctcactctctcacggactcctctttcctaaccctcaaAACTTTGGCTGGTAGTGAGATCTGCTTCACTGACGAGGACCTTCCAACAGTCAACATCTGCTCCCCCATCCCCGGCCTGCTGCCCCTGCCTGACCCTCGAGCTCTGGAGGCTGCCGATAATTCGTATGATGAGTACCAGGGTTATCTCAGGCCCACGGACAAGGAGCGTCGTCTCACCATGATGCAGTTTGTTGTGAAGGACAAAATGAGGGTGAAACTGAAGCTGAAGATGCCTGAGTGA